CCTTGACGACCGAACGGCGGCTGGGGGCACGGGAGTCGAGGACGCCCGCGGAGTCGGATGATCTCTGTCGACTGGTCACGGCCGATCAGGTTACCGACCGGTACAGCCAAAAAGCGGGCGAACTTGTGAAAGTTCGCCCGCTCTTCGCCTACCGGCCGCTCAGATCACCTGGGTCGCCGGGTTACCTGCGGCGGTCAGCCCTTGAGAGCCGCTTCCATCGCCTTGGTGTAGTCGGCGACGGACATCGGCGCGGCCTGGCCGTCCGCTCCGGTGAGCTTCTTGCCGTCCATCACCAGGCTCGGGGTGCCGTTCACGTCGTCCTTGTTCGTGTTGAACGTCTCCGACATGGCCAGGCCCCAGGCGTCGTACTTGCCGTCCTTGACGGCACTCTGGAACGCGGTGTTGTTCTTCAGTGCGGCGACCGTGTTCGCGACCTTGATCAAGTAGGCGTCGCTCTTGAACTTGTCGTCCGTCTCCTCGGGGTGGTACTTCGCCGAGTAGAGCGCGGTCTTGTACTCCAGGAAGGCCTCGGGGCTCACGTTCAGCGCGGCGCCCAGGGCGCTCATGGCGTTCTTGGAGCCCTCGCCGCGGGAACCGATCTGGATCTTGCCCTTGTCGTCGGTGTCGCCGTCGAGGAACGTGCCGCCGATGTACTGGATCTTGAACTTGCCGGCGTCGAAGTCCTTCTTCAGGGTCGGGCCGACGGTCTGCTCGAAGGAGGCGCAGATCGGGCAGCGCGGGTCCTCGTACAGCTTCAGGGTCTTCTTGGCGGTGCTCTTGCCGAGAACGACCGTGGTGCCGTTCGTGCCGGTGGTGTTGGCCGGGGCGACGACCTTGTCGCTCGCGACGGCCTCCCACTGGGACGGCTTGTTGTTCTGCACGACCGCGTAGCCGATGCCGCCGGCTATCGCGAGGACCGCGACCAGGGAGCCGGCCACGATCGCCTGGCGCTTGACCTTGTCGCGCTTGGCCTGACGCTCGCGTTCGACGCGCAGGCGCTCGCGGGCCGCCGTCTTCGCCGACTGGCTGTTCCGCTTGCTCATAGTGGTGATCTCCAAGGGGGACGCGCACGGGTCGTACGCGGAATACGTGAGGGGGACTGCCGGCGCTCGGGGAGCCGTGGCGCGGGGCGGTTGCGGGGAGCCGCCGCTCGGGAGGCGTTCCTCGGGAGCGGTCGCTCAGGCGAGAGCGGCGGCGACGGGTGGTCCGCGTCGGCCCAGGGAGTGCACGAACAGGAGGGTGCGGGCGGCGGTCGTCCGGCGCGGGGCCCGCGGCAGCGGACGGGCCGGGGCGAGCCGGACGGTCACCGCGGCGACCGCGAGCAGCAGCGGCCGGAACGTCGAGGCGGCCACCGCGCGGAGGAGCTGGTCCAGGGCGCGCTCACCGCGCCGCAGCCAGGCGGCCGCCAGCAGGCCGACGGCGAGGTGGGCGCCGAGCAGCAGCCAGGCGGCGGCCGGGTCGGCGTGCGCGATCAGGACGCCGGCGTGGTCGGGCGCCCCGCCGGTCACCCGGGAGAGGGGCGTGCCCACGCTGCCGCCGCCGCACAGGACGTCCAGGCCCACGGCGCGCAGGGGACCGGCGACCGGGCCGCCCGCGCTGCCGTAGCAGACGTGCTGGCCCGTGGTGAAGACCGTGTCGGCGGCCAGCTCCAGCGGGATCAGCAGGGCCGCGATCCGGCCGAAGCCGCGCTCGCGGCCCGCCAGCGCGAAGGCGACGGCGAAGACGGCGGCGGCGATCGCGGCCACGGTCGTCAGCGGCAGCGGGACCCGGGACAGCAGCACGTGCGACGCGGCGGACAGCGTCACGACGACAGCCGTGAACACCGCCGCGCGCACGGCTCTGAGCTGGATCCCGGATATGTCCATAGCGGAGGAGAGTCTCCCACGCGCTGCCGTAAGAGCCCCCTAAAGGGTGCCTGTGCGTTACGGGAGCGTTGTGGTGCGGAGACCCCGCGTGGCCGCCGGGCTACAGGCCCGGGATCCGTCCGTTGCGGAACAGGTCCACGAAGATCTGGTGGTCGGTGCGCGCCCGGGAGCCGTAGCTGTGGGCGAAGTCGACCAGGAGACCGGCGAAGCCCTCCTCGTCACCGGCGATCGCGGCGTCGATGGCCCGCTCGGTGGAGAACGGCACCAGCTCCGAGTGGCCGCTGTCGTCGTCCGCCGCCGCGTGCATCGCCGCGGTGGCCCGGCCGAGGTCCGCGACGACCGAGGCGATCTCCTCGGGGTCGTCGAGGTCGCTCCAGTCGAGGTCCACCGCGTACGGCGAGACCTCGGCGACGAGCTGGCCCGCGCCGTCCAGCTCGGTCCAGCCGAGCCACGGGTCCGCGTGCGCCTGGAGGGCACGCTGCGAGATCACCGTGCGGTGGCCCTCGTGCTGGAAGTAGCCGCGGACCGCGGGGTCCGTGATGTGCCGGGAGACGGCCGGGGTCTGGGCCTGCTTGATGTAGATCACCACGTCGTTCTCCAGGGCGTCGCTGTTGCCCTCCAGGAGGATGTTGTACGACGGGAGACCGGCCGAGCCGATGCCGATGCCGCGGCGGCCCACGACGTCCTTCACGCGGTAGGAGTCG
The window above is part of the Streptomyces sp. NBC_01428 genome. Proteins encoded here:
- a CDS encoding thioredoxin domain-containing protein encodes the protein MSKRNSQSAKTAARERLRVERERQAKRDKVKRQAIVAGSLVAVLAIAGGIGYAVVQNNKPSQWEAVASDKVVAPANTTGTNGTTVVLGKSTAKKTLKLYEDPRCPICASFEQTVGPTLKKDFDAGKFKIQYIGGTFLDGDTDDKGKIQIGSRGEGSKNAMSALGAALNVSPEAFLEYKTALYSAKYHPEETDDKFKSDAYLIKVANTVAALKNNTAFQSAVKDGKYDAWGLAMSETFNTNKDDVNGTPSLVMDGKKLTGADGQAAPMSVADYTKAMEAALKG